In a single window of the Agrobacterium fabrum str. C58 genome:
- a CDS encoding TonB-dependent siderophore receptor: MKNLHGMFLSRLALGTAAVVLMGPVMGHAQETTVLKQITVEGQGAENATGPVRGYVAKKSATGSKTETETKAIPQSVSVVGRQEMDDRGAVTKIDEVLRYTPGVTAEPFGTDPDTDWFYIRGFQATQTGVFLDGLNLFSYGFGGFQMDAYGLERVEVLKGPASVLYGGANPGGIVQMVSKRAQDTPVRETEIGINNFGNAFFGFDLGDKVDAEGVWKYRVTGKVSGGDNYTDYSEDLRGFIMPQITFEPDAQTSATLYGYFSALDQVHVGNGFLPYVGTVVDAPFGKLDRKAFYGEPDIDNGRVYQSMVGYDVSHEFDNGWKISQNARYGHLYKHETGPYPGGWANADANGQPILDPITNDYMLTRFGYDGLSKVDSFGVDNRIEGQFDTGAVNHSPLFGLDYKYYRLDQVQACCGSNAIGALKPVYGSTQGTNFVYADNIVTQQQIGIYAQDQLRFGDGWLVTLNGRYDYVDTELNNRLPAGVSRRSNDDALSGRAGLAYEFDNGLTPYVSAATFFNPLIDTLADGTPASPEEGHQFEAGIKYEPSFFDGSITASVFKLVKDNAIVSYTAGGVTTSGQFGQVESTGFELEAKANLDENWKALASYSYTDLDITKDANPNLIGKSPWIVPAHTASLWVDYAFTDETFEGLSIGGGVRYQGKSWADAANTLRVSDAAVFDAAIRYEKNDWTASVNVANVFDKEYVKSCAGVSVCGWGDSRTITLKLSKKW; this comes from the coding sequence TTGAAAAATTTGCATGGGATGTTTTTGAGTCGTCTGGCTTTGGGAACGGCTGCCGTTGTTCTGATGGGGCCTGTGATGGGCCACGCACAGGAAACGACCGTCCTGAAGCAGATTACCGTTGAAGGACAGGGCGCGGAAAACGCGACGGGACCGGTTCGGGGGTATGTCGCGAAGAAAAGCGCGACGGGTTCGAAAACCGAGACGGAAACGAAAGCCATTCCCCAGTCCGTATCGGTCGTCGGCCGTCAGGAAATGGACGACCGCGGTGCGGTGACCAAAATCGACGAGGTGTTGCGTTATACGCCCGGCGTGACGGCGGAACCCTTCGGCACAGACCCTGACACGGACTGGTTTTACATCCGTGGTTTCCAGGCCACCCAGACCGGCGTGTTCCTGGATGGGCTGAACCTGTTCAGCTACGGTTTCGGCGGTTTCCAGATGGATGCCTACGGTCTGGAGCGGGTGGAGGTTCTCAAAGGCCCCGCCTCGGTGCTCTATGGCGGTGCCAATCCGGGTGGCATCGTGCAGATGGTCAGCAAGCGCGCGCAGGATACCCCGGTCCGCGAAACGGAAATCGGCATCAACAATTTCGGCAATGCGTTCTTCGGTTTCGATCTCGGCGACAAGGTCGACGCCGAGGGCGTGTGGAAATATCGCGTCACCGGCAAGGTCTCGGGCGGCGATAATTACACTGACTATTCCGAGGATCTGCGCGGTTTCATCATGCCGCAGATCACCTTCGAGCCCGATGCCCAGACGAGCGCCACGCTCTACGGTTATTTCTCGGCACTCGATCAGGTCCATGTTGGCAACGGTTTCCTGCCCTATGTCGGCACCGTGGTCGACGCACCGTTCGGCAAGCTTGATCGCAAGGCCTTTTATGGCGAACCGGACATTGATAATGGCCGTGTCTATCAGTCGATGGTGGGCTACGACGTCAGCCACGAATTCGACAATGGCTGGAAGATCAGCCAGAATGCCCGTTACGGCCATCTCTACAAGCACGAGACTGGGCCCTATCCGGGCGGCTGGGCCAATGCCGATGCCAACGGCCAGCCGATCCTCGATCCGATCACCAACGACTATATGCTGACCCGCTTCGGTTATGACGGTTTGTCGAAGGTGGACAGCTTCGGCGTCGACAACCGCATCGAAGGCCAGTTCGATACCGGCGCGGTCAACCATTCGCCGCTGTTCGGCCTCGATTATAAATATTACCGGCTGGATCAGGTGCAGGCCTGCTGCGGATCGAATGCGATCGGCGCGCTGAAGCCGGTCTATGGCTCGACGCAGGGAACGAACTTCGTTTATGCCGACAATATCGTCACCCAGCAGCAGATCGGCATCTATGCCCAGGATCAGCTGCGGTTTGGCGATGGCTGGCTGGTCACGCTGAATGGGCGTTATGACTATGTCGATACGGAGCTGAACAACCGGCTGCCGGCGGGCGTCTCGCGCCGCTCCAATGATGACGCGCTGAGCGGCCGCGCCGGTCTGGCCTATGAGTTCGACAATGGCCTGACCCCTTATGTTTCGGCCGCCACCTTCTTCAATCCGCTTATTGATACGCTTGCCGACGGCACCCCGGCTTCCCCGGAGGAAGGACACCAGTTCGAGGCGGGCATCAAATACGAGCCGAGCTTCTTCGACGGCAGCATCACGGCTTCCGTCTTCAAGCTGGTCAAGGACAATGCCATCGTTTCCTATACGGCGGGCGGCGTGACCACGAGTGGTCAGTTCGGGCAGGTGGAATCCACCGGCTTCGAGCTGGAAGCCAAGGCCAATCTCGACGAGAACTGGAAGGCGCTCGCCTCCTATTCCTATACTGATCTCGATATCACGAAGGATGCCAATCCCAACCTGATCGGCAAATCGCCGTGGATCGTGCCCGCTCACACCGCGTCGCTATGGGTAGACTACGCCTTCACCGATGAGACGTTTGAAGGCCTCAGCATTGGCGGCGGCGTGCGTTATCAGGGCAAGTCCTGGGCGGATGCGGCAAACACGCTGCGTGTTTCAGACGCTGCGGTCTTCGATGCCGCGATCCGCTATGAGAAGAACGACTGGACGGCCTCAGTCAACGTCGCGAATGTCTTCGACAAGGAATATGTCAAGAGCTGCGCCGGGGTCTCCGTCTGCGGCTGGGGCGATAGTCGCACCATCACCCTCAAGCTTTCCAAGAAGTGGTGA
- the ppk2 gene encoding polyphosphate kinase 2: MGEEKKKRTVEITIGGKLRSFDIDDPVLPDWVEEKKLSAGNFPYDKKMKREDYDATLEALQVELVKVQFWLQATGKRVMAVFEGRDAAGKGGAIFATHAYLNPRYARVVALTKPTETERGQWYFQRYISHFPTAGEFVLFDRSWYNRAGVEPVMGFCTPDEHKRFLKETPRLEKMLVHDDIHLFKFWLDIGRETQIERFHDRRQSPLKCWKLSDMDIAALTKWDDYTQKRDEMLEKTHTDAAPWTVVRANDKRRARVNLIRHILLALDYEGKDRQAIGEIDDKILGSGPDFLK; encoded by the coding sequence ATGGGCGAAGAAAAAAAGAAGCGGACGGTCGAGATCACCATTGGCGGCAAGTTGCGCAGCTTCGACATCGATGACCCGGTTCTTCCCGATTGGGTGGAGGAAAAGAAGCTTTCCGCCGGCAATTTTCCCTATGACAAGAAGATGAAGCGGGAGGATTACGACGCCACGCTGGAAGCGCTGCAGGTGGAACTGGTCAAGGTGCAATTCTGGCTGCAGGCGACCGGCAAAAGGGTCATGGCTGTTTTTGAAGGCCGTGACGCGGCGGGCAAGGGCGGCGCGATCTTTGCGACGCACGCTTATCTGAACCCCCGTTATGCCCGCGTGGTGGCGCTGACCAAACCAACGGAAACCGAGCGCGGCCAATGGTATTTCCAGCGCTATATCTCCCATTTTCCGACCGCTGGCGAATTCGTTCTCTTCGACCGTTCCTGGTATAACCGCGCCGGCGTGGAACCGGTCATGGGTTTCTGCACCCCGGACGAACACAAACGCTTCCTCAAGGAAACGCCGCGTCTGGAAAAGATGCTCGTTCACGACGACATTCACCTTTTCAAATTCTGGCTCGACATCGGCCGCGAAACGCAGATCGAACGCTTCCATGACCGTCGCCAAAGCCCGCTGAAATGCTGGAAGCTTTCCGACATGGACATCGCTGCACTGACGAAATGGGACGATTACACGCAAAAGCGTGACGAGATGCTGGAAAAAACCCACACCGATGCCGCGCCCTGGACGGTGGTGCGCGCCAATGACAAGCGCCGCGCACGGGTGAACCTCATTCGCCATATTCTTCTTGCGCTCGATTATGAGGGCAAGGACAGACAGGCCATCGGCGAGATCGACGACAAGATATTGGGATCAGGACCAGATTTTCTCAAATAA
- a CDS encoding substrate-binding domain-containing protein: MNFVKFSAAALVASVAFAGAAAARDQIQVAGSSTVLPYAKIVAETFAETFPNFKAPVVESGGTGGGLKAFCSGVGEGTIDIANASRPIKSDELAACKAAGVADVQEVKIGYDGIVFAMDSSNKDIKLEPKDLYLALAAEIVKDGKLVANPYKKWSEINKELPDVAIAAYIPGSKHGTREVFEEKIMADGCKEAKATDAIKALITDAKQAAAKCVAVRKDGAAVDIDGDYTETLARIDANKTGLGVFGLAFYENNADRLKVATVSGVVPSTETVASGKYPVSRPLFFYVKKAHLGVIPGLKEYVEFFVSDEMIGPDSPLANYGLVAAPDKEREEIRSKFAAGASM, encoded by the coding sequence ATGAACTTCGTTAAATTTTCCGCAGCAGCCTTGGTGGCTTCTGTCGCCTTTGCTGGCGCCGCCGCTGCTCGCGACCAGATCCAGGTTGCTGGTTCGTCCACGGTTCTGCCTTACGCCAAGATCGTTGCTGAGACTTTTGCCGAGACTTTCCCGAACTTCAAGGCTCCGGTTGTTGAGTCCGGCGGTACGGGCGGCGGTCTGAAGGCATTCTGCTCCGGCGTCGGCGAAGGCACCATCGACATCGCCAATGCTTCGCGTCCGATCAAGAGCGACGAACTGGCCGCCTGTAAGGCTGCTGGCGTTGCCGACGTTCAGGAAGTGAAGATCGGTTACGACGGTATCGTCTTCGCAATGGACTCTTCCAACAAGGACATCAAGCTCGAGCCGAAGGATCTGTACCTTGCGCTCGCCGCTGAAATCGTCAAGGACGGCAAGCTCGTTGCCAACCCCTACAAGAAGTGGTCGGAAATCAACAAGGAACTGCCTGACGTCGCGATCGCTGCTTACATCCCGGGTTCCAAGCACGGCACACGCGAAGTCTTCGAAGAGAAGATCATGGCTGACGGCTGCAAGGAAGCCAAGGCGACCGACGCCATCAAGGCGCTGATCACCGATGCCAAGCAGGCTGCTGCCAAGTGCGTTGCAGTCCGTAAGGACGGCGCTGCAGTCGACATCGACGGCGACTACACCGAAACGCTTGCTCGTATCGATGCCAACAAGACCGGCCTCGGCGTTTTCGGCCTCGCTTTCTATGAAAACAACGCTGACCGCCTGAAGGTTGCGACTGTTTCCGGCGTCGTTCCGTCCACCGAAACCGTTGCCAGCGGCAAGTACCCGGTTTCCCGCCCGCTGTTCTTCTACGTGAAGAAGGCTCACCTGGGCGTTATCCCGGGCCTCAAGGAATATGTCGAGTTCTTCGTTTCTGACGAAATGATCGGCCCTGACTCCCCGCTCGCAAACTATGGCCTCGTTGCCGCTCCGGACAAAGAGCGCGAAGAAATCCGCTCCAAGTTCGCCGCCGGCGCTTCGATGTAA
- a CDS encoding DUF982 domain-containing protein: MKNERWTEPVEVNLEAKGKSVVAGPFEALTLLTEGWPRTGGLSFVKARSACRAALDGRKSPEEARKCFTDAVSEMQKNPH; this comes from the coding sequence ATGAAGAACGAGAGATGGACAGAACCTGTCGAGGTCAATCTTGAGGCGAAGGGCAAGAGTGTCGTCGCCGGCCCCTTTGAAGCGCTGACATTGTTGACCGAAGGCTGGCCCAGGACTGGCGGATTGAGCTTCGTGAAAGCCAGAAGCGCCTGCCGCGCCGCCCTTGACGGGCGCAAATCGCCGGAGGAAGCGCGCAAATGCTTCACCGATGCGGTTTCCGAGATGCAGAAAAATCCGCACTGA
- the pstC gene encoding phosphate ABC transporter permease subunit PstC, with protein sequence MNTSILLLILALIGIGSYLLGRRRAVVLSGGRPSSMHSRAGYHGSYAVVWAVLPAAFILCAWLVISPLLVTSAVRGDFPEDVRAQSEAQQSLTYGMVTSIARGLQRLAPEETAQVEADTAAVRPLLASKGVAIAGEPQRFMVDAAQTLNAMTSTSRLGMIATVLLVAFAGAAYALRSIAPRFRARNRVERVILAALVVASSIAILTTIGIVLSMLTEAIQFFTMVPAHQFFFGTVWDPRFAAAGATDSSGQFGLIPLLAGTLYIGFVAMLVAVPVGLFSAIYMSEYATPRLRSVVKPLLEVLAGIPTIVYGFFALTTVGPFLRDISTQINGLATGNYANFIQAQSVITAGFVMGIMLIPYVSSLSDDIITAVPRSLRDGSLGLGATRSETIKKVIVPAALPGIVGAVLMTASRAIGETMIVVLAAGVAARLQLNPFEPMTTVTVKIVSQLTGDLEFTSPQTLVAFALGITLFAITLCLNIYALYIVRKYREQYE encoded by the coding sequence ATGAACACATCGATCCTTTTGCTGATACTGGCGCTCATCGGCATCGGCAGTTATCTGCTCGGCCGCCGCCGCGCTGTTGTCCTGTCTGGTGGCCGTCCCTCCAGCATGCATTCCCGTGCCGGTTATCACGGCTCTTACGCGGTCGTCTGGGCTGTTTTGCCCGCGGCGTTCATTCTCTGTGCCTGGCTGGTCATCAGCCCGCTGCTCGTCACTTCCGCGGTGCGCGGTGATTTTCCGGAGGATGTCCGGGCGCAATCCGAGGCACAGCAGAGCCTCACCTATGGCATGGTGACCTCCATTGCCCGTGGCCTCCAACGGCTGGCGCCGGAAGAAACCGCGCAGGTTGAGGCCGACACGGCAGCGGTCCGGCCGCTTCTGGCATCGAAAGGTGTCGCGATCGCCGGTGAACCGCAGCGTTTCATGGTCGACGCGGCCCAGACGCTGAACGCGATGACCTCCACCAGCCGCCTGGGTATGATCGCCACCGTGCTGCTGGTCGCATTCGCCGGTGCCGCTTATGCACTGCGTTCAATCGCGCCGCGTTTTCGGGCGCGCAACAGGGTGGAGAGGGTCATTCTCGCGGCTCTGGTCGTCGCGTCGTCCATCGCCATCCTCACGACCATCGGCATCGTCCTTTCGATGCTCACGGAAGCGATCCAGTTCTTCACCATGGTTCCGGCGCACCAGTTCTTCTTCGGAACGGTTTGGGATCCGCGTTTTGCCGCGGCCGGCGCGACGGACTCTTCCGGCCAGTTCGGCCTGATCCCGCTGCTCGCCGGCACGCTCTATATCGGTTTCGTCGCCATGCTGGTCGCCGTGCCGGTCGGGCTGTTTTCGGCGATCTACATGTCGGAATATGCAACGCCACGCCTTCGCTCGGTGGTAAAGCCGCTGCTCGAAGTGCTCGCGGGCATCCCCACCATCGTCTACGGCTTCTTCGCGCTGACGACGGTCGGTCCTTTCCTCAGAGACATTTCCACGCAGATCAACGGTCTGGCGACGGGCAACTACGCCAATTTCATTCAGGCGCAGAGCGTCATCACCGCCGGCTTCGTCATGGGCATCATGTTGATCCCCTATGTCTCGTCGCTGTCGGATGACATCATCACCGCCGTTCCGCGCTCGCTGCGTGACGGTTCGCTGGGTCTCGGCGCCACACGGTCCGAAACCATCAAGAAGGTCATCGTTCCCGCCGCTCTTCCCGGCATCGTCGGCGCCGTGCTGATGACGGCCTCGCGCGCCATCGGCGAAACCATGATCGTGGTTCTGGCGGCCGGCGTTGCTGCCCGCCTGCAGCTCAATCCTTTCGAGCCCATGACAACGGTGACGGTGAAGATCGTCAGCCAGCTGACCGGTGACCTTGAATTTACCTCGCCCCAGACGCTGGTCGCCTTCGCGCTCGGCATCACGCTTTTCGCCATCACGCTTTGCCTGAATATCTACGCGCTATACATTGTGCGCAAATACCGGGAGCAATATGAATGA
- a CDS encoding YqaE/Pmp3 family membrane protein — protein MDVIRILIAIILPPVGVFLQVGLGLQFWLNILLTLCGYVPGIIHAIWVILRR, from the coding sequence GTGGACGTCATTCGTATCCTCATCGCCATCATCCTCCCGCCCGTTGGCGTGTTTCTTCAGGTCGGCCTCGGGCTGCAGTTCTGGCTGAATATTCTTCTGACGCTGTGCGGTTATGTTCCCGGCATCATTCACGCCATCTGGGTTATCTTGCGCAGATAA
- a CDS encoding PRC-barrel domain-containing protein produces MLHQEPRAGQDPYVKDTPSLIASDKVEGTRVYGADGKHIGSIQRIILEKRGGRVAYAVLSFGGFLGIGDDYYPLPWEKLHYDEELDGYRIDLTKEQIENAPHFTNLDDDDLLYAKDRKVYDYYGVAPYWM; encoded by the coding sequence ATGTTGCATCAGGAACCCCGCGCCGGACAGGACCCCTATGTCAAGGACACGCCGAGCCTCATCGCCAGCGATAAGGTGGAAGGTACCCGCGTTTATGGTGCCGACGGCAAGCATATCGGTTCGATCCAACGCATCATCCTGGAAAAACGCGGCGGTCGTGTGGCTTACGCGGTATTGAGCTTCGGCGGCTTTCTCGGCATTGGCGACGATTATTACCCGCTGCCCTGGGAAAAGCTTCACTATGACGAAGAGCTCGACGGTTACCGTATCGATCTCACCAAGGAGCAGATCGAGAACGCGCCGCACTTCACCAATCTCGATGATGACGACCTGCTCTACGCCAAGGACCGCAAGGTCTACGACTACTACGGCGTTGCACCCTATTGGATGTAA
- a CDS encoding helix-turn-helix domain-containing protein, which yields MAFRVRMENEIEGFAVIGGPRSRVWNGIVADLWDVRCAPKAGGRYVGKDPRFVFLLDMEGTDDGRFMMNRCRRDTCGSSRANRISFVPADIDVHAELSNVSFVRHLDLHFDAGLLGARLVQGFDPHALLDPHLMFEDERLLALARLIAAECDNPDPLHDLYGESLVLALLTDFLKVKREPVRKRSKLAAWQLRAATDYIREHCLRSIRLEELAELTNLSQSHFSHAFKASTGVPPHQWQMQARIDRVKELMMRPDMALTDIAIAAGFSDQAHFSRVFRKMVGVSPSVWQKNRQ from the coding sequence ATGGCTTTCCGCGTTCGGATGGAAAATGAGATCGAGGGTTTCGCCGTTATCGGCGGCCCGCGCTCACGGGTGTGGAACGGCATCGTTGCCGATCTCTGGGATGTGCGTTGCGCGCCGAAGGCGGGCGGCCGTTATGTCGGCAAGGATCCACGGTTCGTTTTCCTGCTGGACATGGAGGGGACGGATGACGGCCGTTTCATGATGAACCGCTGCCGCCGCGACACTTGCGGCTCGTCCAGGGCGAACCGGATTTCCTTCGTGCCCGCCGATATCGATGTACATGCCGAACTCAGCAATGTCTCCTTCGTGCGCCATCTGGATCTGCATTTCGATGCGGGGTTGCTGGGTGCGCGGCTGGTGCAGGGCTTCGATCCGCACGCGCTTCTCGATCCGCATCTGATGTTCGAGGATGAACGGCTGCTGGCGCTCGCGCGGCTGATCGCCGCGGAATGCGATAATCCGGATCCGCTGCATGACCTCTACGGCGAAAGCCTCGTCCTGGCACTCTTGACGGACTTCCTCAAGGTGAAACGGGAACCGGTCAGGAAACGCAGCAAGCTTGCCGCCTGGCAATTGCGGGCGGCGACCGATTATATCCGTGAACATTGCCTGCGGTCGATCCGGCTGGAGGAACTGGCGGAACTCACTAACCTGTCGCAATCCCATTTCAGCCACGCCTTCAAGGCGTCAACCGGTGTGCCGCCGCACCAATGGCAGATGCAGGCACGCATCGATCGCGTCAAGGAACTGATGATGCGGCCAGACATGGCGCTGACCGATATCGCCATCGCCGCCGGTTTTTCAGATCAGGCGCATTTTTCCCGCGTCTTCCGCAAGATGGTCGGCGTTTCCCCGTCCGTCTGGCAAAAAAACCGCCAATAG
- the phoR gene encoding phosphate regulon sensor histidine kinase PhoR, which produces MAVREGESGLRLLGKKLGRNWLPVLIVSMLAVVAVTELHTPYMPAALWLCAIIAILAVREKPAAPEKDKETAADVDEPDVPGENVISGVRAGLAVLDTPVFILDKNASVLFQNGAAERAFGQLPAGAHISARLRSPGLLDVIRETITTGQPNQVEHSERFPSERVFIVRIARADVGEGASPPFYILSFRDVSELRRIDRMRSDFVANASHELRTPLASLRGFIETMQGPARNDPKAQERFLAIMLDQATRMSRLVDDLMSLSRLELRANIAPDQKVDLVPVIGHVRDALLPLADELDVTITLHLPDRPAEVQGDRDELVQVFQNLVENACKYGQEGKVVDVWLRAEPGKPVEVSIIDKGPGIPAEHVPRLTERFYRVSVADSRSKKGTGLGLAIVKHILTRHRARLIIKSEMGSGTDFTVRF; this is translated from the coding sequence ATGGCAGTGAGGGAAGGCGAGAGTGGATTGAGGCTTTTGGGGAAGAAGCTCGGCCGGAACTGGTTGCCCGTTCTCATCGTCAGCATGCTTGCCGTGGTGGCCGTTACCGAGCTGCACACGCCCTATATGCCCGCGGCTCTTTGGCTCTGTGCGATCATCGCCATTCTTGCCGTTCGGGAAAAACCGGCGGCGCCCGAAAAGGATAAAGAGACAGCCGCGGATGTGGATGAGCCGGATGTGCCGGGTGAAAACGTCATTTCCGGCGTAAGGGCGGGCCTTGCAGTACTGGATACGCCCGTTTTCATTCTCGACAAGAATGCCAGCGTGCTGTTTCAGAACGGTGCAGCCGAGCGCGCCTTCGGCCAGCTTCCCGCCGGTGCGCATATTTCCGCAAGGCTGCGCTCGCCCGGCTTGCTTGATGTCATTCGCGAAACCATCACCACCGGCCAGCCCAATCAGGTCGAACATTCCGAACGCTTCCCTTCCGAACGGGTCTTCATCGTCCGCATCGCCCGTGCGGATGTGGGCGAGGGCGCCAGCCCGCCATTCTACATCCTGTCCTTCCGCGACGTCTCGGAGCTCCGCCGCATCGACCGTATGCGCAGCGATTTCGTCGCCAATGCGAGCCATGAGTTGCGCACGCCGCTCGCCTCACTGCGCGGTTTCATCGAAACCATGCAGGGGCCGGCGCGCAACGACCCCAAGGCGCAAGAGCGCTTCCTTGCCATCATGCTGGATCAGGCAACCCGCATGAGCAGGCTGGTGGACGATCTAATGTCCCTTTCACGGCTGGAGCTGCGGGCAAACATCGCGCCGGACCAGAAGGTCGATCTCGTGCCCGTCATCGGCCATGTGCGTGATGCCTTGTTGCCGCTTGCCGATGAGCTTGATGTAACCATCACGCTGCATCTGCCCGACCGGCCGGCGGAAGTGCAGGGAGACCGCGACGAGCTGGTGCAGGTATTCCAGAACCTCGTTGAAAACGCTTGCAAATATGGGCAGGAAGGCAAGGTCGTGGATGTCTGGCTGCGCGCCGAACCCGGCAAGCCGGTGGAGGTCAGCATCATCGACAAGGGGCCGGGCATTCCCGCCGAACACGTGCCGCGGCTGACCGAGCGTTTTTATCGCGTCAGCGTGGCCGACAGCCGTTCGAAAAAGGGCACGGGTCTCGGGCTTGCCATCGTTAAGCACATCCTCACCCGCCACCGCGCCAGGCTCATTATTAAATCGGAAATGGGCAGCGGCACGGACTTCACCGTCAGATTTTGA
- a CDS encoding NAD(P)H-dependent flavin oxidoreductase yields the protein MLPSVLKDNLRLPVIASPLFIISHPQLTLAQCKAGVIGAFPALNARPESQLDEWLAMITEELAAYNRANPERPAAPFAVNQIVHMSNRRLEHDLGLCVKYKVPVVISSLGAVPEVNAAVHSYGGIVLHDVINDRHARSAIRKGADGLIAVAAGAGGHAGTLSPFALIQEIREWFDGPLLLAGAIANGGSILAAQAMGADMAYIGSPFIATEEARASDGYKQALVDAQAKDIVYSNYFTGVHGNYLKSSIVASGMDPDNLPEADPSKMDFETATGGAKAWKDIWGAGQGIGAIKAVEPVAALVDRLAAEYEAAKGRICAKA from the coding sequence ATGCTACCGTCCGTGCTGAAAGACAATCTGCGTCTTCCGGTCATAGCATCACCGCTATTCATCATTTCGCATCCGCAACTGACGCTGGCGCAATGCAAGGCCGGCGTCATCGGCGCTTTCCCGGCATTAAACGCGCGACCTGAAAGCCAGCTCGACGAATGGCTGGCGATGATCACCGAAGAGCTAGCAGCGTATAACCGGGCCAATCCCGAGCGTCCGGCGGCACCCTTCGCGGTCAATCAGATCGTACACATGTCCAATCGCCGGTTGGAACATGATCTCGGCCTTTGCGTGAAATACAAGGTGCCGGTGGTAATTTCGTCGCTCGGCGCCGTGCCGGAGGTCAATGCCGCCGTGCATTCCTATGGCGGCATCGTGCTGCACGACGTCATCAACGATCGCCACGCCCGCTCCGCCATCCGCAAGGGTGCCGACGGGTTGATCGCGGTGGCGGCGGGTGCGGGCGGACATGCGGGCACGCTTTCGCCCTTCGCCCTCATTCAGGAAATCCGTGAATGGTTCGACGGTCCGCTGCTTCTGGCCGGCGCCATCGCCAATGGCGGCTCCATCCTCGCGGCACAGGCCATGGGCGCTGACATGGCCTATATCGGCTCGCCCTTCATCGCCACCGAAGAGGCGCGTGCTTCCGACGGTTATAAACAGGCGCTCGTCGACGCGCAGGCGAAGGACATCGTCTATTCGAATTATTTCACCGGCGTGCACGGCAACTATCTGAAAAGCTCAATCGTTGCCTCCGGCATGGACCCCGACAACCTGCCCGAAGCCGACCCTTCAAAAATGGATTTTGAGACCGCCACCGGCGGTGCCAAGGCCTGGAAGGACATATGGGGCGCGGGCCAGGGCATCGGCGCCATCAAGGCGGTGGAACCGGTGGCCGCACTCGTCGATCGGTTGGCCGCGGAATATGAAGCAGCGAAAGGCCGGATTTGCGCCAAGGCCTGA